From the bacterium genome, the window GGCGTGATGAGAACCGCCCCGTCGCCCTGACCCACGTCCACGAAGATGATCTCGAGCGGCCTCGTCTCGATCGTATCGGCCTTGTGGATGAAGACGGTCCGGGCGTCCGGGGAGTTCGGCGCCCAGCTGACGCGCAGGAAGCCATCGGACTCCTCGCCCTCCACGCGCAGGAAATCCCCCCAGAGGACCTGCCGGAACTTCGTGCTCCGGTCCTCCTCGACGAGATAGAGCTTCTTTCCGTTGGGTCCGAGTCCGACGAATCGATGGGCCATGAGCGTGTCCCCCGTGCTCGTCCGACGCCATTGTATCGCCGACTTTGAGCAGCAGGACCTTGGGCCGGCCAGACAGTGCCTTTAGGGGCTCGTGGCTTGCTCTTCGAGCGACGCCCTGACGCGGTCGAGCAGGGGGCGCTCCCAGGGGAACGTTGGGGTCACGGATTCGCCGGCGGCGATGACGGCGCTCGCGCTCTCGACATCACCACTGTTCAGGTACGCCTCGGCCAGCAGGCCGTAGGTCATCGCGACCTGCGGGTACGTGTCGCGGCAGAGCTCGAGGAGCGGGATGACCTCTGACGCTCGCTTCCGCTGCACGTACTCCTGTGCCGTCTTCAGACAGTGCTTGCCGTCGAGGAAGTAGCTGTCTTCGTCCCCGGAGCGCGCCTCGCGCACGGCGCCGACGGCGGCTTCGACGCCGCCTGCTTCGAGCCCGTCAACGTACGCCTCCACGAGCGAGGTCCTGACGTGCAGCAGGCTCGCGGATTCATCCTGGAGTTCGAGCGGGGCGTGCTCGAGCAGCTTGACGGCGAACTCGAGTGCTCGATCGGATCGGGCTCGGATCTCCTCGGCGGTATTCCGCACGAAGAGGTCGGGCATCACGCCGATGCCGTCCCAACAGAGGCCCGTGTGGTCCATGGACATCTTGTAGGAGATCAGGAGCGTCCACTCGTTCGGAAGCTGCGCCGGGTATTGGGCGGAGAACGCGCCGGACGTGTAGTCGCCCACGTGCGTGACGTGGGGCAGCACCCGCATGGCGAGCGTGAACCGCTCAGCGGCGCTGGCCGTGGACCGGTTGGTCAGCAGGATCGTGGACTTCGTGAACTGCTTCGGGCCGCGCGGCTGCACGTGGAAGTGCATCGGCAGCGTGCTGTCATGCTCCGGTCCGTAGCGCATGCGTGAAGACATGAAATGACGCCTGCGATCGGCGAAACGGTCGGCCAGGCGATTGGCGACCTGCCCGGTGCCGCCCGGCGTGTTGCGCACATCGACGATGATCGAAGACGCGTCGGCGAACTCGGCGAGGATGCCGTCCATAGCCGCGGTGGCGTCGCGTTCAGCGGCCCTGAAGTCCCGGATGTGAATGTAGCCGACTCCCTCGGCGATCCAGTCGTACGTGATCGCGCCGTCCAGCGCCCACGAAGGTTCCTGCGACAGGTAATCGAAGACGATCAGGTCGTACGAGAAGTCATCCGACCCATGCATCGCGTCCGCCGCCGAGCAGACGGAACGTTGGTCCGACCGAAGCCACACGTGTCCGTCGTTGAGGTGGAGTCTCTGGGCAACGGACCATATCGCGTTTCAATCTCCATCCGTGCCATCATCTGTCTGAGCGGGAGATCAGGCAAACCACGGTGTTGCCTCGCGACGTCTGCCCATTTGTTCGCAGGATTCGGCACGCCTCTTCCGGGATGTGTGGACGCGAGCGTGTCGTTTTCTTCTTCCGCGAGTGCTCCCAGTTGTGCATACATGCTGCATACGCAGCCGAGCATGAGATTGGCAACTGATTGCCCGGCAGATGTTTGTGCGAATCGATCACCTTCGTTCGGGACCAAGAGGCCGCAGGTTCAAATCCTGTCACCCCGATTGAACAAGGCCGCCTTTCATCGCTTCCCGCGACGACGATGAGATGACTTGGGGACATTCGTCAGAGATCCGTGTCCTTGCTTTCCTCAGAAGTCGGACGCGGTTTGTTTCCCAGAACTGCGGCTGGAGGCTGCCGGCCCGAGCGTCGGCACGTTCGTGTTATGATCCGCCGCGGAATCGAGCGATATCGTGATCAAGAGGGAGGCTGACCATGGACCCTGGTCTGGTGATCTTCGCGATCGAGGCGGGGCTTCGACTCGGCCGTAAGGTGTACGACGTCTTCGTGGACGAGACGGTGGAGCGACCGTTGGCGCTGCCCGTCGGGCATCTCTTCGCCAGCATCGAGTTCGCGGACGCCCGTGACTTCTTCGACCTTCCTGAGAATCGCCATCTGACCGCGGCGGGCGGCCCGTATGCCGGCGCATCCAACACGGATCTGCTCGTCGCGTACAAGTCGATCGTGGGGATCGACAGCGCGATCGGCGCCATCCCGGGAACGGGCGAAGGCGCCGTCGAGATCGTGCAGCGCCTGCACGAGTTCGAGCAGTTCAAGAAGGGGTTTGGTGCCAACCACCCGATGCAACGGATCCTCGGCACGGTGGTCGAGATCAGCATCGACTACTTCGCCGCGAACCCCGGCGCCACGGGCCTGCGACCAGCGCACCGGAAGATCCTGCAGGGCTTCCTCGCGCAGATCGACGAGATCGAGTTCGCGGAAGGCGAGCGCGACGACATCGTGGGCGAGGTGCTGATCGCGGCGCTGAGCACACTCGGTGAGAACATCACGCTTCTCGACGACGACGAGCGTCTCGCGGCCCTCCTCGGGGGCGTGACCGAGTCACTCGTGGTGGACATTCAGTCGATTACGACGCAGAGCGGGCAGATCCGTCGCGAGGATCTCTTCAAGCGCATCGCGTCGACCATCATTCGCGGCGGCGCCTCCGCGTTCACCGAGAACATCGACCTCTTCGTGCCCAGGGACGGCGCGGCGAAGGCAATCGTCACGTCGACCCTCGATCAGTTCCTCATGGGTATCGAGGGCGAAGAGGATCTGTTCACGAACGAGTCGATCGAGCTGCTCTTTCGCGGTGCGCTGACGGCGGCGGCCGAGAACCCGCAGATCGTCGGCGATAAGAAGATTCTCCAGGAGCTCCTCACCTCGACCCTCGGAGCGATCACGTCGACGCAGGGGAAGAAGCTCTTCGGCGAGGAGATGGTCGCGCGGGTGCTCGGCGCGGCGCTGCAGACGGTCAGCGAGAACATGGCGACGCTGATCGATCCGGGCGATCCGCAGAAGCAGGTGGCCGCAGACATCCTTGCCGCGATCGCGGCGAGCTTTGCCACGCAGCTTGCCGGGAACGGTACGGTCCAGAACCTCCTGTCACGCGACCAGTTGCTCGAGCTCGTTCGGGTCACGTTCAACGAGGTGGCCAAGGCGCCGAATCAACTCCTCGGCAACACCGATGGCGACCCACGCAAGAGCGCGATCGCGCAGATCATCGGCTCCGTCGCGCGCTCGCTTGGTGATGACCCGGCCCGATTCGTGACGGGAGAGGGCTTCGTCGAACTCGTGCAGACGACGCTGGAGACGGCGGTCCTCAATGCTGACAAGCTGCTCGATCTGAACAGTCTCACGACCCGATCGAACGGGCTGTTCAAGGCGATACAGCAACTGGTGGCAGGAGTGATCGCGGGCAACGATCCGCGCCAACTCGTCAGCCGCCAGGTCTTTCTGGAGATCGTCGAGCGCACGTTGCCAGTCGTGTCGGCCAATCTGGAAGCGCTGCTCGACGGCCAGTCCAACGTCATCCGCAATACGGTCACCGCGGCATTGTCGCTCGCTCAGGGGGCATTGTCAGGTCGGATCAACGGCGCGAACCTGCCCGTCCTCATCGAGCAGTTGTTGATCGCGCTCGCGTGGGATGAGCTCGAGCTCAGCGAGTCGGCATCGGTACAGAAGCTCGCCCTGGAAGTCCTGCGTGCGGCCGCCTGATCGGTCGAAGGAGGTCGACATGAACGGTTCCTCTCGCACCATTCGCGGTCTTGCAACGCTGTTCGCGCTGACAGTGCTGGTCTTCATCGCCGGCTGCTCGTCGCTGGGATACCGCGCAACACAGGACAAGTTCGTTCGCGCGGTCGAACTCGACAACGCCGCGGCGGTCTCACCAACGAGCGATTCGGCTGCTGACATCCTGTACCAGGAGCTCTACGAGCAGCTCTCGAAAGAGACGATCGCAAAGCTCGATTCCAGGCTTCGGCCCAATGCGTATTTGATCCGCGCGTACTCGGCCCTCGGCGCTACAGAACTCGAAGGCAACCTCGGGAAGGCATCGGACGCAGCGAGGGCCGGCATCAATGCGGGCGCCATCGAAGGGTCGCGGGATCGAGTCCTGCTCGAACTGCTCGACGGGCTAGTCATCTACGAAGAGCTGCGCGCCAACGCGGCGAAGGACGGCTTGCAGCAGCTGGGAGGGATCACCGGTGATCGCTACGACTTGGCGTACCGCAACGCGTTCGAGACCGCGAGAGCCCAGTACGAGGATGCCCTGGGGCAGGCACGGCGTAACACGCCAGCGAGCACCATCGAGTATGTCCACTACCGGAGCTGGCAACTGCTCGTCATGTGGCGAGCCACCATCGCCCTGATCAACAACCCGGACGCCCGACTGGCGGCGAACAACGATGCATCGAGGATCGTGGACAAGCCTTCTCTTAAGGAGGCAGCGAACGAGCACCGTAACGCCATTCCCGCCGGCGCGCCCCTGCGCGCGCTCATCGACGCCCAGACGCGCGGCTAGGCGATTTGATGGCGCGCCTCTGGGCATGCCTCGCGTTGCGTCAGCCTCGAGTCGTCCATGCGGTGCTACCGCGGCGGCCGGAGAGGACGTTCTAATCTACGGATCGCATTGAGAAGCGTCTCGGTCGATTGGAATCGGCGCGAGATCGCGGTCTCGAGGAGCGGGCTTCTTGGGCGCTCGGTCTGGTCCGGCAAAAGGCACCAGACGGGTGTCTCGACTGCATGCGCGAAACCGATCTCGAAGGCGACTCCGCCGCCGACCATGCCGGGCTCGAAGACCGCGATGAGCAGGTCTGCGTCCCGGAGGGCGCGGACGTCGCGCTCGGTGATCCGTGCTGCCGCGATGTCCCAGACGACCCCGGACTCGAGGAGCTTTAGAAGGAGGCCGCCGTCGCGTTGAGGCAGGTAGACATCCGCAAACGGATCCAGGAGCTCTGCGAATCGGCCGTTGCGCGCTCGCTGTTTCTCGGTGGAGAGCGACGCTGAGACGAAGACGGACAAGGGCTTCGGATCACTCGCCATCAGCGGCCTCCTGGAGGAGTCCCTCGAGGTCGCACTCCGGCAGGTTCTCGAGGAAAATGTAGTTCGCAATGATGGTCACCAATTCGTTCAACGAGAGGAACCGAGAGTCGATCGGGGTGACGCCCTCGAGTTTGTCGGGGTACAGCTCACGCATGTCCTCCGTCATCTCACGGAGCGTCTCGAGCTCCGATGTCTTCAGCTGTGGAAGCAGGCGGAGGTGCAGCTCGCTCGGATCAGCATCGATCCGGAAGACATGGCCCGGCGCTATGGAGTGCACGAGTTTCGTCTTCAGTACTCTCGCACGCTTTCGTCGTTCCTCCTCGGATTTCGTATATGAGAGCGGATCAAGCGGTGATCGATCGATCAGGTGGATCCCCACCTGATTCTGACCGAGTCGCTTGTTCTTGATCCTGAATTGGCGATCGATCCAAGCTTCCACAGTTTGCTGCTCGTCGGGAGAGAGCCGCTTGTAGTCCTTCGCGAGCAGATCGGGGCGAGGCTCTGGCCATTCGTCGTGCGCAATCACACTGCTCAGGATCTCGACGACGGAGCTCTTCCCGCTCCCTGGTGCTCCGACGATGTAGTAGCGATGGTTCAGGCTGACTCTCGCGTCGTCAGCGACAGTATTGATGTGATCCTCGCTCCTGCTGAGCAGCCCCAACAGCGGGCCGATCTCCTCTGGGAAGAGCGGGAGCGGGTAGATGCCATAGGCCATGAACATGGCGGCGCAGGACGCGAGCGCTACGCTTCGCTTCTGAAAACGCTCCTCGGTCGTCAATTTCACCTTCACGAGCTCCCCGTTGTGCGTGGTTGTCTTGGTGTCCGAGAGGTACTCCACCATGTAGTGGATGTGGCCCGGGTGCTGCTCGTGAATTTCGCGGTAGATGCGTTGCTGCGTCACGTCACGCAGCGACATGCCGATCACCAGCGTGGTGTGTGACTGGAGGTGGGAGCGGAGCAGCGTGGTATCAAGATCACGCTTCGTGAGCGTGCGTCCGATGAGTTCGGATCCCGTGAGCGTGACGCTGTCGGACGGTCGCTCGAGATCCTCCATCGGGAGGAAGCCGTTCGGGTGGTACAGACGGCAGGTGTTGCGCTGCCCGCGAGCCGCAACGTTTACAAACGTCTCATGGCCGCGCCCCTCCTGCTCACGCTCCTCGGCAGTCAGGCGCAACCCGATCAATCGCTGCAGCGAGTCGTCGAAGTTGTAATTGATCGTCAGGTGCGCATTTCGGATTATGGGGTAGAGTCGCTCGAGGTACCCGTGTCTCTTGATTGAACCCTCGAGGCGTTCGGCGATCTTCTTTTTCTCTTCGATACTAAGATCCGTGACCCGATCGTGCGTATCCCCCTGCAGGATCTGTCCATACAAGCCAGCGGTGATCGCACGCTTCCACGCCGCGTTGAACTTCTTGATGATCGTCGCTTCAGGGGCGTCATTCGCGGCGTTCTGACGGATATCGCCGCTGACCCGTGTGTAGAGATGGTGATAGATGCGGTCGGCAGCACTTGCGGGATCGTTCTCATCGATGGGGCCGCTATAGGAAATCTCCTTGTGCCGCGTGAGACGCTCCACGAGCTGAGACCATGTGGGCAGCCCGAGATCTGTGCTCACCCCGGCGCCGATCACCGGGCAGAGACGTTCCTGCTTGTGACGCCGCCATAGGTGCGCGATGGGGCGGTGGTAGTACAGCATCACACGCTGCTCGACGTTGCTCTCTCGCTCGTAGTCGATTGACAATGGGAAGACTCCTCGCACTCGATCAATCAAGGTCGCCGGTGACCTGCCCCCGATGTTGATACCGGAATCTATGTGAGTCACGCCCGGTCTGCGCTTGTCCCCATTCCTGAGCCACGTCGAGGGTGAGCGGCCGAGCTTCATCCGGCCATGCCCACCCGGCTCGACGACGCAGCGCACTCCCTCGGGGCCAGGAGCGGGGCCGTAAGGAGCAGGACCATGATGGGCAGCGACACGTTCTTTCGCATGGTGAAGCACTCCGAGGTGCGATTCTAGGTTCGATCCTTGCCACGACGAAACGGCCTGCTAGAGCACGAACTTGACATCGTCGTGCGCGGCCAGCTCCGCGAACAAGCGAAGACGATGGTCCTCGTCACGCACGGTAACGGCCAACTCAACCGACACGTAGCTACCGGCCCGGCTGGAATTCCCGTCGTGGATCTCGTACTCCGCATCCCCCGCAATCGCCTCGACGGCCGCGCGCAGCTTCGTCGCGTCGGCTCCGATGATCCGGTATCGCCAGTCGCACGGATACGTCAGGTCGAGTCGCGGTGCGATGTCGTTGGGTTGCTTCGATCGTCCGGTGGTCATGATGATCTCACGGACAGAGCCTACCAAGCAGC encodes:
- a CDS encoding S41 family peptidase codes for the protein MHGSDDFSYDLIVFDYLSQEPSWALDGAITYDWIAEGVGYIHIRDFRAAERDATAAMDGILAEFADASSIIVDVRNTPGGTGQVANRLADRFADRRRHFMSSRMRYGPEHDSTLPMHFHVQPRGPKQFTKSTILLTNRSTASAAERFTLAMRVLPHVTHVGDYTSGAFSAQYPAQLPNEWTLLISYKMSMDHTGLCWDGIGVMPDLFVRNTAEEIRARSDRALEFAVKLLEHAPLELQDESASLLHVRTSLVEAYVDGLEAGGVEAAVGAVREARSGDEDSYFLDGKHCLKTAQEYVQRKRASEVIPLLELCRDTYPQVAMTYGLLAEAYLNSGDVESASAVIAAGESVTPTFPWERPLLDRVRASLEEQATSP
- a CDS encoding DUF493 domain-containing protein, whose protein sequence is MTTGRSKQPNDIAPRLDLTYPCDWRYRIIGADATKLRAAVEAIAGDAEYEIHDGNSSRAGSYVSVELAVTVRDEDHRLRLFAELAAHDDVKFVL